The following are encoded together in the Triticum dicoccoides isolate Atlit2015 ecotype Zavitan chromosome 6B, WEW_v2.0, whole genome shotgun sequence genome:
- the LOC119322177 gene encoding F-box protein PP2-B10-like yields the protein MWLDRATGAKCYMLSARSLHISWGETRQYWEWIKLRSDEIQANKSFGEAAQLRGVWWLLIRGEIHSTMLSPNSKYAAYMVFKLADVFFNLDFPFQEASISVGGNDSTRQVCLQACVEDGDGDDGVPRKHILRAIASWENQQLPRTSYHAIPLTDDVMLPRKRADSWMEVELGEFYNGQGCDSEVSVCLKETEGGVYKAGLIVWGIEIRTKR from the exons ATGTGGCTGGACCGGGCTACGGGCGCCAAGTGCTACATGCTCTCGGCGAGATCCCTGCATATTTCGTGGGGCGAGACAAGACAATACTGGGAGTGGATCAAGCTCCGTTCTGATGAGATCCAAGCAAACAAGAG CTTCGGTGAAGCAGCTCAACTTCGGGGAGTTTGGTGGCTGTTAATCCGTGGCGAAATACATAGCACAATGCTCAGCCCAAACTCCAAGTACGCTGCTTACATGGTGTTCAAGCTAGCCGATGTGTTCTTCAATCTCGATTTCCCGTTTCAAGAGGCATCAATCAGTGTTGGAGGGAATGACTCAACACGCCAAGTTTGCCTCCAAGCCTGCGTggaggatggggatggggatgacgGGGTACCTCGCAAACATATCTTGAGGGCAATTGCAAGCTGGGAAAACCAGCAGCTGCCTCGTACGAGCTATCATGCAATTCCTCTCACAGATGATGTTATGCTCCCTCGAAAAAGGGCTGACAGCTGGATGGAGGTCGAGCTTGGCGAGTTCTACAATGGACAAGGCTGCGATAGCGAGGTGTCTGTGTGCCTAAAGGAAACAGAAGGAGGAGTTTACAAGGCTGGTCTTATTGTGTGGGGTATTGAGATTAGAACTAAGCGATGA
- the LOC119321522 gene encoding F-box protein PP2-B11-like has translation MEAGGNEISRLSEEVLASILSRTSPPDAGRCAAVSRAFLAAADSDVVWSCFLPRDLPRLAEGVLPHAPLSKKGLFRCLSDQPALLPGNLSMWLDKKTGAMCYMLSARSKHISWGETIDYWERIKLGSDEIQANNSFCEAAQLRGVWWLLIRGEIHSTMLSPNSKYAAYMVFKLADEFFNLDFPFQEASTSVGGIDDSTRQVCLQAYIEDGDAEDVMLPRKRADGWMEVELGEFYNGEGCDSEVSVCLKETEGGVWKTGLIVWGIEIRTKK, from the exons ATGGAAGCAGGCGGCAATGAGATCTCGCGCCTGTCGGAGGAAGTCCTGGCGTCGATCCTCTCCCGCACGTCGCCGCCGGACGCCGGACGTTGTGCCGCTGTCTCCCGGGCCTTTCTTGCCGCCGCGGACTCCGATGTCGTCTGGTCCTGCTTCCTGCCCCGTGACCTCCCACGGCTCGCTGAAGGTGTGCTCCCCCACGCGCCGCTGTCCAAGAAGGGCTTGTTCCGATGCCTCTCCGATCAACCGGCGCTCCTCCCAGGCAACCTC AGCATGTGGCTGGACAAAAAGACAGGCGCCATGTGCTACATGCTCTCGGCGAGGTCGAAGCATATTTCATGGGGAGAGACAATAGATTACTGGGAACGGATCAAGCTCGGTTCTGATGAGATCCAAGCAAACAACAG CTTCTGTGAAGCAGCTCAACTTCGGGGAGTTTGGTGGCTGTTAATCCGTGGCGAAATACATAGCACAATGCTCAGCCCAAACTCCAAGTATGCTGCTTACATGGTGTTCAAGCTAGCCGATGAGTTCTTCAATCTCGATTTCCCGTTTCAAGAGGCATCAACCAGTGTTGGAGGGATTGACGACTCAACACGCCAAGTTTGCCTCCAAGCCTACATAGAGGACGGGGATG CAGAAGATGTTATGCTCCCTCGAAAAAGGGCTGACGGCTGGATGGAGGTCGAGCTTGGTGAGTTCTACAACGGAGAAGGCTGTGACAGCGAGGTGTCTGTGTGCCTAAAGGAAACAGAGGGAGGAGTTTGGAAGACTGGTCTTATTGTGTGGGGTATTGAGATTAGAACTAAGAAATGA